Proteins from one Microcaecilia unicolor chromosome 2, aMicUni1.1, whole genome shotgun sequence genomic window:
- the SLC25A4 gene encoding ADP/ATP translocase 1 yields MGDQAMSFLKDFLAGGIAAAISKTAVAPIERVKLLLQVQHASKQITADKQYKGIIDCVVRIPKEQGVISFWRGNLANVIRYFPTQALNFAFKDKYKQIFLGGVDKHTQFWRFFLGNLASGGAAGATSLCFVYPLDFARTRLAADVGKGPSQREFTGLGNCIAKIFKTDGLKGLYQGFNVSVQGIIIYRAAYFGVYDTAKGMLPDPKNVHIVVSWMIAQSVTAVAGLVSYPFDTVRRRMMMQSGRKGADIMYKGTIDCWKKIAKDEGSRAFFKGAWSNVLRGMGGAFVLVLYDEIKKVV; encoded by the exons ATGGGCGACCAAGCTATGAGCTTTCTTAAGGACTTTCTGGCTGGTGGTATTGCTGCTGCTATTTCCAAGACAGCAGTAGCGCCCATTGAGAGAGTTAAACTGTTGCTTCAG GTCCAGCATGCCAGCAAGCAGATCACAGCTGACAAGCAATACAAGGGCATCATTGACTGCGTAGTGAGAATCCCGAAAGAGCAAGGTGTCATTTCTTTCTGGAGAGGCAACCTGGCCAACGTGATCCGTTACTTTCCCACCCAGGCCCTAAATTTCGCCTTCAAAGACAAGTACAAGCAGATTTTCCTTGGAGGAGTGGACAAGCACACCCAGTTCTGGCGCTTTTTCTTGGGGAACTTGGCTTCCGGGGGAGCTGCTGGAGCCACTTCCCTCTGCTTTGTGTACCCTCTGGACTTCGCCAGGACCAGACTGGCCGCAGACGTGGGTAAAGGCCCCAGTCAGAGAGAGTTTACTGGGCTGGGCAACTGCATCGCTAAGATCTTTAAAACTGATGGCTTGAAAGGCCTGTACCAAGGATTCAACGTCTCAGTCCAAGGCATCATCATTTACAGAGCGGCCTACTTTGGCGTTTACGATACTGCCAAGG GTATGCTGCCCGATCCCAAGAATGTGCACATTGTGGTGAGCTGGATGATTGCCCAATCTGTGACAGCTGTAGCGGGCCTGGTGTCCTACCCTTTTGACACTGTCAGGCGTCGTATGATGATGCAGTCTGGCAGGAAAGGGG CTGACATTATGTATAAGGGCACAATTGACTGCTGGAAGAAGATAGCCAAAGATGAAGGATCTAGAGCTTTCTTTAAAGGTGCTTGGTCCAATGTTCTGAGAGGAATGGGTGGGGCATTTGTATTAGTATTGTATGATGAAATCAAGAAAgttgtttaa